The genome window ggtgtgtgtgggtgtgtccaTCACACAAGGCCGCATCGCCCCATTCGCCGCTGTgtatttttctctctctctgcctctctccggCTTTCGCTAGAATGGCCTCTGAGGACCGCATCACGTTGATCGACGACGCCTCCGTCATCTGCGAAGACATTGTCAGCACCCTGTTCAACCACGAAACGCGCTACCAGCACAACAAGGTTACCGGCCTCGTCTCCGCCATCTCCGATcaggtggtgcagcggctgacgcaggaggcgaagctgccGCGCAAGtacgtcgtcctcgtcacGATCCTGCAGAAGAACGGCGCTGGTATGCAGATGATCTCCTCGTGCTCCTGGAACCCAACGAGTGACGCGTGCTACGTACACAGAGCGGAGAACAAGGCCATGTGCTGCATCATTACAGTCTACGGTGTCACCGTGTAGCcgtgtgtgcagcagcgcgatcACGAGCGAGCCGGGCGCACGCCGTCCATGTCCCGCACCCTTGTCGCTCCCTTCGACATGTACAACG of Leishmania braziliensis MHOM/BR/75/M2904 complete genome, chromosome 5 contains these proteins:
- a CDS encoding putative dynein-light chain-protein produces the protein MASEDRITLIDDASVICEDIVSTLFNHETRYQHNKVTGLVSAISDQVVQRLTQEAKLPRKYVVLVTILQKNGAGMQMISSCSWNPTSDACYVHRAENKAMCCIITVYGVTV